A window of Amycolatopsis australiensis contains these coding sequences:
- a CDS encoding rhamnulokinase yields MAAVDLGASSGRVMAGTAGPDLLRLAEVRRFPNGGVRAGPALYWDILGLYRETLAGLREAGDLDGAGIDSWAVDYGLLDSRGALLGNPVHYRDTRTDGIPENVAATVSPRELYDVTGLQQLPFNTLYQLVAEGDRLDAAATLLLVPDLLNYWLTGEIGAERTNASTTQLYDVRARTWATSLAARVGIPSRLLPPLRDPGTVVGTAPELAGLPVIAVGSHDTASAVVAVPAEPGTNFAYISSGTWSLAGLELDAPELSDAALAANFTNEGGVDGTIRFLRNVMGLWVLSETLRGWDTSDLPGLLKAAAAAPGLAAVVDIDAPEFLPPGDMPARIAAACRASGQRPPADRPAVVRCVLDSLALAHRRAIRDAARVTGRRVDVVHIVGGGARNELLCQLTADACGVPVLAGPVEAAALGNVLVQARALGENLPDLASMRALVRRTQEIRRYDPSPDDDWDAAEARLAVLRS; encoded by the coding sequence GTGGCGGCGGTCGACCTCGGCGCGTCCAGCGGGCGGGTGATGGCGGGGACGGCCGGGCCGGATCTGCTGCGGCTGGCGGAGGTGCGGCGCTTCCCGAACGGCGGCGTCCGCGCCGGGCCGGCGTTGTACTGGGACATCCTGGGCCTCTACCGCGAAACCCTCGCCGGCCTGCGCGAGGCGGGCGACCTCGACGGGGCCGGCATCGACTCCTGGGCCGTCGACTACGGGCTGCTGGACTCCCGCGGCGCGCTGCTGGGCAATCCCGTGCACTACCGGGACACGCGCACCGACGGAATCCCGGAGAACGTCGCCGCCACCGTGTCGCCGCGCGAACTCTACGACGTCACGGGGTTGCAGCAGCTGCCGTTCAACACGCTGTACCAGCTGGTGGCCGAAGGCGACCGGCTCGACGCGGCGGCGACCCTGCTGCTGGTCCCGGACCTGCTGAACTACTGGCTCACCGGGGAGATCGGCGCCGAGCGGACCAACGCGTCGACCACGCAGCTCTACGACGTGCGTGCCCGGACCTGGGCGACCTCGCTCGCCGCGCGGGTCGGGATCCCGTCCCGGCTGCTGCCGCCGCTGCGCGACCCCGGCACGGTGGTCGGAACGGCGCCGGAGCTGGCCGGACTGCCCGTGATCGCGGTGGGTTCGCACGACACGGCGTCCGCGGTGGTGGCCGTGCCCGCCGAACCCGGCACGAACTTCGCCTACATCTCCTCGGGCACGTGGTCGCTGGCCGGGCTGGAGCTGGACGCGCCGGAGCTGAGCGACGCGGCACTGGCCGCGAACTTCACCAACGAAGGCGGTGTCGACGGCACGATCCGGTTCCTGCGGAACGTGATGGGCCTGTGGGTGCTGTCCGAGACGCTGCGCGGCTGGGACACCTCGGACCTGCCCGGCCTGCTCAAGGCCGCGGCCGCGGCGCCGGGACTGGCGGCCGTGGTGGACATCGACGCGCCGGAGTTCCTGCCGCCGGGCGACATGCCCGCGCGGATCGCCGCCGCCTGCCGGGCGAGCGGGCAGCGGCCGCCCGCGGACCGGCCGGCGGTGGTCCGGTGCGTGCTGGACAGCCTGGCGCTGGCCCACCGCCGCGCGATCCGGGACGCGGCCCGGGTGACGGGCCGGCGGGTGGACGTCGTCCACATCGTCGGCGGCGGCGCCCGCAACGAGCTGCTGTGCCAGTTGACGGCGGACGCGTGCGGAGTCCCGGTGCTGGCGGGCCCGGTCGAGGCGGCGGCACTGGGCAACGTCCTGGTCCAGGCCCGGGCACTGGGCGAGAACCTGCCGGACCTGGCGTCGATGCGAGCCCTGGTCCGGCGAACCCAGGAGATCCGCCGCTACGACCCTTCCCCCGACGACGATTGGGACGCGGCCGAAGCCCGCCTCGCCGTGCTCAGGTCGTGA
- a CDS encoding L-fucose/L-arabinose isomerase family protein yields MTLDRITPPRTRVGLVSGGLGAYWPQFPDLLPQLRSSARRVAARLSEMDCEVVDAGFVSDAVEGAAAAEKLRVAGCDLIVGFLTTYLTSSMLAPVAQRSGAPVLLLNLQPTEAMDHETFDTGAWLAYCGACPLPELANAFRRLGVEFRSVSGYLEDARAWTRIERWIKAAGVRAALRHGRHGLLGHLYPGMMDVSTDPTLVSGQLGGHVEILEIDDLRVRVEQVTDAETQDRVELAREVFTVDESVVDEDFAWGARVSVALDRLVEDFSLDSLAYYHRGLDGETHERVGAGFILGASLLTARGIPAVGEYELRTSLAMLVMDRLGAGGSFTELQALNFRDNVVEMGHDGPAHLGISARKPLLRGLGVYHGKRGWGVSVEFDVKHGPVTLCGLGQRRDGTFTLIASEGTVVPGPLLRIGNTTSRVDFGCGPGDWTDAWSASGIAHHWALGTGHRAGELAAVADLLGLELTVVNP; encoded by the coding sequence ATGACGCTCGACCGCATCACCCCGCCCCGGACCCGCGTCGGCCTCGTCTCCGGCGGCCTCGGCGCGTACTGGCCGCAGTTCCCGGATCTGCTGCCGCAGCTGCGGTCCTCGGCCCGGCGAGTGGCGGCCCGGCTGTCCGAAATGGACTGCGAAGTCGTCGACGCCGGGTTCGTCTCGGACGCCGTCGAAGGAGCGGCCGCGGCCGAGAAGCTGCGCGTCGCCGGGTGCGACCTGATCGTCGGCTTCCTCACGACGTACCTGACCTCGAGCATGCTGGCCCCGGTCGCGCAGCGCTCGGGCGCCCCGGTGCTGCTGCTGAACCTGCAGCCGACCGAGGCGATGGACCACGAAACGTTCGACACGGGCGCGTGGCTGGCCTACTGCGGCGCGTGCCCGCTGCCGGAGCTGGCCAACGCGTTCCGCCGCCTCGGCGTCGAGTTCCGGTCCGTGTCCGGGTACCTCGAGGATGCCCGGGCCTGGACGCGGATCGAGCGCTGGATCAAGGCCGCCGGTGTCCGGGCGGCGCTGCGGCACGGCCGCCACGGCCTGCTCGGGCACCTCTACCCGGGCATGATGGACGTCTCGACCGACCCGACACTGGTGTCCGGCCAGCTCGGCGGGCACGTCGAGATCCTGGAGATCGACGACTTGCGGGTGCGCGTGGAGCAGGTCACCGACGCCGAAACGCAGGACCGGGTCGAGCTGGCCCGCGAAGTGTTCACTGTGGACGAGTCGGTCGTGGACGAAGACTTCGCCTGGGGCGCCCGGGTTTCCGTCGCCCTGGACCGGCTCGTCGAGGACTTCTCGCTCGACTCCCTGGCCTACTACCACCGCGGCCTCGACGGCGAGACGCACGAACGGGTCGGCGCCGGGTTCATCCTCGGCGCGTCCCTGCTCACCGCCCGCGGCATCCCGGCCGTCGGCGAGTACGAGCTGCGGACGTCGCTGGCCATGCTGGTCATGGACCGGCTCGGCGCGGGCGGCTCGTTCACCGAGCTGCAGGCGCTGAACTTCCGCGACAACGTCGTCGAGATGGGCCACGACGGCCCGGCGCACCTCGGCATCAGCGCCCGCAAGCCGCTGCTGCGCGGCCTCGGCGTCTACCACGGCAAGCGCGGCTGGGGCGTGTCGGTGGAGTTCGACGTCAAGCACGGGCCGGTGACGCTCTGCGGGCTCGGGCAGCGGCGCGACGGGACGTTCACGCTCATCGCGTCGGAAGGCACGGTCGTGCCGGGGCCGCTGCTGCGCATCGGCAACACGACCTCGCGCGTCGACTTCGGCTGCGGCCCGGGGGACTGGACCGACGCCTGGTCGGCCAGCGGCATCGCGCACCACTGGGCGCTCGGCACCGGCCACCGCGCCGGCGAGCTCGCGGCCGTCGCGGACCTGCTCGGCCTGGAGCTGACCGTGGTGAACCCGTGA
- a CDS encoding bifunctional rhamnulose-1-phosphate aldolase/short-chain dehydrogenase yields the protein MTVPEELIARSNALGADPRNTNYAGGNTSAKGPVTDPVTGAPTEVLWVKGSGGDLGTLTEGGLAVLRLDRLRALVDGYPGVDGEDEMVAAFDYCLHGRGGAAPSIDTAMHGLVEAAHVDHLHPDSGIALATAADGPALTKECFGDRVAWVDWRRPGFQLGLDIAAVKAANPQAIGVILGGHGITAWGATSEECRRNSLDIIRTAEEFLSSRGAPEPFGPVVPGFEALPEAERHARAAALAPVIRGLASTDQRVVGHYTDSEVVLEFLAREKLRPLAALGTSCPDHFLRTKVRPLVVDLPAGTPLDEVVTRLKELHAEYRAEYRAYYERYATPDSPPMRGADPAIVLVPGVGMFSFGKDEQTARVAGEFYVNAINVMRGAEAVSAYAPIPESEKFRIEYWALEEAKLRRMPKPKPLAGRIALVTGAGSGIGRAIARRLAAEGACVAIADLNGDAAAEAAAETGGIAVTADVTDAGAVQAAIDATVLAFGGIDLVVNNAGLSISKPLLETTERDWDLQHDVMAKGSFLVARAGAKAMIDQGIGGDIVYISSKNSVFAGPNNVAYGAAKADQAHQVRLLAAELGGHGIRVNGVNPDGVVQGSGIFAGGWGAQRAAVYGVPEEKLGEFYAQRTILKREVLPEHVAAAVFALTGGDLTHTTGLHVPVDAGVAAAFLR from the coding sequence ATGACCGTGCCCGAGGAGCTCATCGCGCGCAGCAACGCGCTCGGGGCCGACCCGCGCAACACCAACTACGCCGGCGGCAACACCTCCGCCAAGGGCCCGGTGACCGACCCGGTGACCGGCGCGCCCACGGAGGTGCTGTGGGTCAAGGGCTCGGGCGGCGACCTGGGCACGCTGACCGAGGGCGGGCTCGCGGTCCTGCGCCTGGACCGGCTGCGCGCGCTGGTCGACGGCTACCCCGGTGTCGACGGCGAGGACGAGATGGTCGCCGCGTTCGACTACTGCCTGCACGGCCGCGGCGGAGCCGCGCCCTCCATCGACACCGCGATGCACGGCCTGGTCGAGGCGGCCCACGTCGACCACCTGCACCCCGACTCCGGCATCGCCCTCGCCACCGCGGCCGACGGTCCCGCGTTGACGAAGGAGTGCTTCGGCGACCGGGTCGCCTGGGTGGACTGGCGGCGGCCCGGGTTCCAGCTCGGCCTCGACATCGCCGCGGTCAAGGCGGCGAACCCGCAGGCCATCGGCGTCATCCTCGGCGGGCACGGCATCACGGCGTGGGGCGCGACCTCCGAGGAGTGCCGGCGGAACTCCCTCGACATCATCCGCACGGCCGAAGAGTTCCTGTCGTCCCGGGGCGCTCCCGAGCCGTTCGGCCCGGTCGTCCCCGGGTTCGAGGCACTGCCGGAAGCCGAGCGGCACGCCAGGGCGGCGGCCCTGGCGCCGGTGATCCGCGGGCTGGCGTCGACCGACCAGCGGGTCGTCGGGCACTACACCGACAGCGAAGTCGTGCTGGAGTTCCTCGCCCGCGAGAAACTGCGGCCGCTGGCCGCGCTCGGGACGTCGTGCCCGGACCACTTCCTGCGCACCAAGGTCCGGCCGCTCGTCGTGGACCTCCCGGCGGGCACGCCGCTCGACGAGGTCGTCACGCGGCTGAAGGAGCTGCACGCCGAATACCGCGCCGAATACCGCGCCTACTACGAGCGCTATGCGACCCCGGACTCGCCGCCGATGCGCGGCGCCGACCCGGCCATCGTGCTGGTCCCCGGGGTCGGGATGTTCTCGTTCGGCAAGGACGAGCAGACCGCGCGGGTGGCGGGGGAGTTCTACGTCAACGCGATCAACGTCATGCGCGGCGCCGAAGCCGTCTCGGCCTACGCGCCGATTCCGGAGAGCGAGAAGTTCCGGATCGAGTACTGGGCGCTCGAAGAGGCGAAGCTGCGACGCATGCCGAAGCCCAAGCCCCTCGCCGGGCGGATCGCGCTGGTCACCGGCGCCGGGTCGGGCATCGGCAGGGCCATCGCCCGGCGGCTCGCCGCCGAAGGCGCCTGCGTCGCGATCGCCGACCTCAACGGCGACGCGGCCGCCGAGGCCGCCGCCGAGACCGGCGGCATCGCCGTGACCGCCGACGTCACCGACGCCGGGGCGGTCCAGGCCGCGATCGACGCCACCGTGCTCGCCTTCGGCGGCATCGACCTGGTGGTCAACAACGCCGGGCTGTCGATCTCGAAGCCGCTGCTGGAAACCACCGAGCGCGACTGGGACCTGCAGCACGACGTGATGGCCAAGGGCTCGTTCCTGGTCGCGCGGGCCGGGGCCAAGGCGATGATCGACCAGGGCATCGGCGGCGACATCGTCTACATCTCCTCGAAGAACTCGGTGTTCGCGGGCCCGAACAACGTCGCCTACGGCGCCGCCAAGGCCGACCAGGCCCACCAGGTCCGGCTGCTGGCGGCCGAGCTGGGCGGGCACGGCATCCGGGTCAACGGCGTCAACCCCGACGGCGTCGTCCAGGGCTCCGGCATCTTCGCCGGCGGCTGGGGCGCCCAGCGGGCCGCGGTCTACGGCGTGCCCGAGGAGAAGCTCGGCGAGTTCTACGCCCAGCGGACCATCCTCAAGCGCGAAGTGCTGCCCGAGCACGTCGCGGCCGCGGTGTTCGCCCTCACCGGCGGCGACCTCACCCACACCACCGGGCTGCACGTGCCGGTGGACGCCGGGGTCGCCGCCGCGTTCCTGCGCTAG
- the rhaI gene encoding L-rhamnose isomerase yields MIAVDVKAALRAQRIETPSWAYANSGTRFKVFPQPGVPRTPEEKIADAATVHRFTGAAPSVALHIPWDKVDDYGALTAYAREQGIEIGAINTNVFQDEDYKLGSVTNPDPGIRRKATDHLLEAIDIMDATGSRDLKLWFSDGINYPGQDDIRDRQDRLAAALRETYERLGDHQRMLLEYKLFEPAFYATDVPDWGTSYAHCVELGEKAAVCIDTGHHAPGTNIEFIVAFLLRAGKLGAFDFNSRFYADDDLMVGAADPFQLFRIMYEIVRGDALDPAYGIAFMLDQCHNIEAKIPAIIRSVMNVQEATAKALLVDRDALRAAQQSGDVLGANAVLMDAYNTDVRPLLAEVRADAGLDPDPVAAYHRSGYQEKIVAERADGQQAGWGA; encoded by the coding sequence GTGATCGCCGTGGACGTGAAAGCGGCTCTGCGGGCCCAGCGGATCGAAACGCCGTCGTGGGCCTACGCGAACTCGGGCACGCGCTTCAAGGTGTTCCCGCAACCCGGTGTCCCGCGGACGCCGGAGGAGAAGATCGCCGACGCCGCGACCGTGCACCGGTTCACCGGTGCCGCGCCGAGCGTGGCGCTGCACATCCCGTGGGACAAGGTCGACGACTACGGTGCCCTGACGGCGTACGCGCGGGAGCAGGGCATCGAGATCGGCGCGATCAACACGAACGTGTTCCAGGACGAGGACTACAAGCTCGGCTCGGTGACCAACCCCGACCCGGGCATCCGCCGCAAGGCGACCGACCACCTCCTCGAGGCCATCGACATCATGGACGCGACGGGTTCCCGTGACCTGAAGCTGTGGTTTTCCGACGGCATCAACTACCCGGGCCAGGACGACATCCGGGACCGGCAGGACCGGCTGGCGGCGGCGCTTCGCGAGACGTACGAGCGGCTCGGCGACCACCAGCGGATGCTGCTGGAGTACAAGCTGTTCGAGCCCGCGTTCTACGCGACCGACGTCCCGGACTGGGGCACGTCCTACGCGCACTGCGTGGAGCTGGGGGAGAAGGCGGCCGTGTGCATCGACACCGGCCACCACGCCCCCGGGACGAACATCGAGTTCATCGTGGCGTTCCTGCTGCGGGCCGGGAAGCTCGGCGCGTTCGACTTCAACTCCCGCTTCTACGCCGACGACGACCTGATGGTCGGGGCGGCGGACCCGTTCCAGCTGTTCCGGATCATGTACGAGATCGTCCGCGGCGACGCGCTGGACCCGGCCTACGGGATCGCGTTCATGCTCGACCAGTGCCACAACATCGAGGCGAAGATCCCGGCCATCATCCGGTCGGTGATGAACGTGCAGGAGGCGACGGCCAAGGCGCTGCTCGTCGACCGGGACGCGTTGCGCGCGGCCCAGCAGTCCGGTGACGTGCTCGGCGCGAACGCCGTGCTGATGGACGCCTACAACACCGACGTCCGGCCGCTGCTGGCCGAGGTGCGGGCGGACGCCGGGCTCGACCCGGACCCCGTCGCCGCCTACCACCGCAGCGGCTACCAGGAGAAGATCGTGGCCGAGCGCGCCGACGGGCAGCAGGCCGGATGGGGAGCGTGA
- a CDS encoding L-rhamnose mutarotase: MPRYCFCLQVKPERAAEYAARHRAVWPEMRQALHDTGWRNYSLFLREDGLLIGYVEADDLAAAQAAMAKTDVNARWQAEMAEFFTGLDGGPPDEGFRLLDEVFHLDPTPVAEGQ, from the coding sequence GTGCCCCGATACTGCTTCTGCCTGCAGGTGAAACCCGAGCGGGCGGCCGAGTACGCCGCGCGCCACCGCGCCGTGTGGCCGGAGATGCGGCAGGCCCTGCACGACACGGGCTGGCGCAACTACTCGCTCTTCCTGCGCGAAGACGGCCTGCTGATCGGGTACGTCGAGGCCGACGACCTGGCCGCCGCACAGGCCGCGATGGCGAAGACCGACGTCAACGCCCGCTGGCAGGCGGAGATGGCGGAGTTCTTCACCGGCCTCGACGGCGGCCCGCCCGACGAAGGCTTCCGGCTCCTGGACGAGGTCTTCCACCTCGACCCCACCCCTGTCGCGGAAGGACAGTGA
- the rhaS gene encoding rhamnose ABC transporter substrate-binding protein — protein MSRRFLTGAVSAGLVLVLAACGGTTKNDSGGSGAQQSTATANPNAAAKEGVKMAFLPKQLNNPYSDIEVSGGKEALGELKGEYKLVGPNDASASSQVSYINTLIQQQQDVIGIAANDPNAVCPSLNQARSAGIKVVAFDSDAAKDCRDVFVNQATTQGIGEQLAKQAKELSGGSGEIAVLSATPNATNQNAWIDVLKKELATPEYAGLKLDKIAYGNDDDQKSFQEAQGLLQSFPNLKVIVAPTTVGIAAAARYVSSSSYKGKVAVTGLGTPNQMRAFVKDGTVKQFALWNPADIGYLAAYAGVALKSGQITGKQGEKFKAGKLGDYTIGENGEIVLGPPTTFDANNIDKFNF, from the coding sequence ATGTCCCGACGGTTCCTCACCGGCGCAGTGTCGGCCGGGCTGGTGCTCGTCCTGGCCGCCTGCGGCGGCACGACCAAGAACGACAGCGGCGGCTCCGGCGCCCAGCAGTCCACCGCCACGGCGAACCCGAACGCCGCGGCCAAGGAAGGCGTCAAGATGGCCTTCCTGCCCAAGCAGCTCAACAACCCCTACAGCGACATCGAGGTCAGCGGCGGCAAGGAGGCCCTGGGCGAGCTGAAGGGCGAGTACAAGCTCGTCGGGCCGAACGACGCCAGCGCGTCCTCGCAGGTCAGCTACATCAACACGCTGATCCAGCAGCAGCAGGACGTCATCGGCATCGCCGCGAACGACCCGAACGCCGTGTGCCCGTCGCTCAACCAGGCCCGCAGCGCCGGCATCAAGGTCGTCGCCTTCGACTCCGACGCGGCCAAGGACTGCCGCGACGTCTTCGTCAACCAGGCCACCACCCAGGGCATCGGCGAGCAGCTGGCCAAGCAGGCCAAGGAGCTCTCCGGCGGATCGGGCGAGATCGCCGTGCTGTCCGCGACGCCGAACGCGACCAACCAGAACGCCTGGATCGACGTGCTGAAGAAGGAACTGGCCACGCCCGAGTACGCGGGCCTCAAGCTGGACAAGATCGCCTACGGCAACGACGACGACCAGAAGTCGTTCCAGGAGGCCCAGGGCCTGCTGCAGTCGTTCCCGAACCTCAAGGTGATCGTCGCGCCGACCACGGTCGGCATCGCGGCCGCCGCGCGGTACGTCAGCTCGTCGAGCTACAAGGGCAAGGTCGCGGTGACCGGCCTCGGCACGCCGAACCAGATGCGCGCCTTCGTCAAGGACGGCACGGTCAAGCAGTTCGCGCTGTGGAACCCGGCCGACATCGGCTACCTCGCCGCGTACGCGGGCGTCGCGCTCAAGTCGGGCCAGATCACCGGCAAGCAGGGCGAGAAGTTCAAGGCGGGCAAGCTCGGCGACTACACGATCGGCGAAAACGGCGAGATCGTGCTCGGCCCGCCGACGACGTTCGACGCGAACAACATCGACAAGTTCAACTTCTGA
- a CDS encoding ABC transporter permease: protein MSDRGHRLGRLLSWDAAVVLVTVVVLIVASGAVENFGTSRNFTFLLLDLLPIALVALPMTFIIVTGEIDLSVASTLGLTSAVMGSLWDAGLPIETIIPLCVVLGAVLGALNGFFVTVLKLPSLAVTIGTLALYRGLAFVVLGDGAVADFPRAYTGWVTGTIGDGPIPNVLVPLAVVALIFGVVLHATPIGRGVFAAGAGEQAARFAGIRTGRLKFWLYVVSGAVAGIAGVLWTLRYSSARADNGFGLELAVVAAVLLGGVSIFGGKGTLPGVLAGVVLLATLQNALRLQDVSNEALNIVTGVLLIVSVLLPNIVTSARTAVRRRRQAVTPER from the coding sequence ATGTCTGACCGAGGCCACCGGCTCGGCCGGCTGCTCAGCTGGGACGCCGCCGTCGTCCTCGTCACGGTCGTGGTCCTGATCGTCGCCTCCGGCGCGGTCGAGAACTTCGGCACCAGCCGCAACTTCACGTTCCTGCTGCTCGACCTGCTCCCGATCGCGCTGGTCGCGCTGCCGATGACGTTCATCATCGTCACCGGCGAGATCGACCTTTCGGTGGCGAGCACGCTGGGACTGACGTCGGCGGTGATGGGCTCGCTGTGGGACGCGGGGCTGCCGATCGAGACGATCATCCCGCTCTGCGTCGTGCTCGGCGCGGTCCTCGGCGCCCTCAACGGCTTCTTCGTCACCGTGCTGAAGCTGCCTTCGCTCGCCGTCACGATCGGCACCCTGGCCCTGTACCGCGGGCTGGCGTTCGTGGTCCTCGGCGACGGCGCCGTGGCCGACTTCCCGCGCGCCTACACCGGCTGGGTCACCGGGACGATCGGCGACGGCCCGATCCCGAACGTCCTCGTCCCGCTGGCCGTGGTGGCGCTGATCTTCGGCGTCGTGCTGCACGCGACCCCGATCGGCCGCGGCGTGTTCGCGGCGGGCGCGGGCGAGCAGGCGGCCCGGTTCGCCGGCATCCGCACCGGGCGGCTCAAGTTCTGGCTGTACGTCGTGAGCGGCGCGGTCGCCGGGATCGCCGGCGTCCTGTGGACGCTGCGCTACTCCAGCGCCCGCGCCGACAACGGCTTCGGCCTCGAACTCGCCGTCGTGGCCGCCGTGCTGCTCGGCGGCGTGTCCATCTTCGGCGGCAAGGGCACCCTGCCCGGCGTGCTCGCCGGGGTGGTCCTGCTGGCGACCCTGCAGAACGCGCTGCGCCTGCAGGACGTGTCCAACGAAGCGCTCAACATCGTGACCGGCGTGCTGCTCATCGTGTCGGTCCTGCTGCCCAACATCGTGACTTCGGCCCGCACGGCAGTGCGTCGCCGTCGGCAAGCCGTAACTCCGGAAAGGTGA
- a CDS encoding ABC transporter permease, translating to MTVTEEAPVTGQPAVHTRRSWTANVFKARESGIVLALIVLVAFTATQNSRFLSWQSIRDILLGTAILAVLAVGQAIVMITRNIDLSVGSVLGLAAFAAGTLMKDHPGLPVIVAVLAGLGAGAVCGLVNGALVRFGQVPALVVTLGTLYAYRGVSYFWAGGRQINADKLPASFLDFGTASVLGVPWLVLIALLVLVLAGIVLRSYPAGRELYAMGSSPQAAQLAGIKVGRNTTAAFLVSGALAGLAGVLFAARFGTVDAAAGTGYELNVVAAAVVGGVAVFGGSGSAWGAGLGALLLTVIGSALAVLDINQFWQQAIVGALILLAIGADRLVAVRVQKTLSRRSVSQKRDSHV from the coding sequence ATGACCGTGACCGAGGAGGCCCCCGTGACCGGGCAGCCCGCCGTCCACACGCGACGGTCGTGGACCGCGAACGTGTTCAAGGCGCGCGAATCCGGCATCGTCCTCGCGCTGATCGTGCTGGTCGCGTTCACCGCGACGCAGAACTCCCGGTTCCTGTCCTGGCAGAGCATCCGGGACATCCTGCTCGGCACGGCGATCCTGGCCGTGCTCGCCGTCGGGCAGGCGATCGTGATGATCACCCGCAACATCGACCTGTCGGTCGGCTCGGTGCTCGGCCTCGCCGCCTTCGCCGCCGGGACGCTGATGAAGGACCACCCGGGCCTGCCGGTGATCGTCGCCGTGCTCGCCGGGCTCGGTGCCGGCGCGGTGTGCGGCCTGGTCAACGGCGCGCTCGTCCGGTTCGGGCAGGTGCCCGCGCTGGTCGTCACGCTCGGCACGCTCTACGCCTACCGCGGCGTCAGCTACTTCTGGGCGGGCGGGCGGCAGATCAACGCCGACAAGCTGCCCGCGTCCTTCCTGGACTTCGGCACGGCGTCGGTGCTCGGCGTCCCGTGGCTCGTGCTGATCGCGCTGCTCGTCCTGGTCCTCGCCGGGATCGTGCTGCGCAGCTACCCGGCCGGCCGCGAGCTCTACGCGATGGGGTCGAGCCCGCAGGCCGCGCAGCTGGCCGGCATCAAGGTCGGCCGCAACACGACCGCCGCGTTCCTGGTCAGCGGCGCGCTCGCCGGTCTCGCCGGGGTCCTGTTCGCGGCCCGGTTCGGCACGGTCGACGCGGCCGCCGGCACCGGCTACGAGCTGAATGTCGTCGCCGCGGCCGTCGTCGGCGGGGTCGCGGTGTTCGGCGGCAGCGGCTCGGCCTGGGGCGCGGGCCTCGGCGCGCTGCTGCTGACCGTCATCGGCAGCGCCCTCGCGGTGCTCGACATCAACCAGTTCTGGCAGCAGGCGATCGTCGGCGCGCTGATCCTCCTCGCGATCGGCGCCGACCGGCTCGTCGCGGTCCGGGTCCAGAAAACACTGTCAAGGCGCTCAGTGTCACAGAAGAGGGATTCCCATGTCTGA